In Bacteroidota bacterium, a single window of DNA contains:
- a CDS encoding glycosyltransferase, whose product MNVEFCFTLLLGLLFLSYCTLNSFIIFGLKKLLRLQQNTSAEKPNISVIVAARNEEANIGRCLQSLVRQNYPPHLFEIIVADDRSTDGTAAIVKNYQRRYPNITLVTIGEIASGLPPKKNALNEAIKKSRFDILAFTDADCAPPDIWLTSIAREFLPDVGAVAGYCPLEQQFPETLFGRWFNLFLRYLEIKKTAGAAAGVGLGHAYLASGGNFAYRKAVFHEVNGFEKIKHSVSGDDDLFLQVVQRDTRWKIRYMTSRECGVETVPPRSLGHFIKQKRRHISAARHYTLRMKIEFGLIHSFNALAVLSLVFFPWIGLISLAAKFIIDTLVFHRATSLFGDAGLRRSVVPLEIASVIYNSLIGPLGLVGTVNWKGGKT is encoded by the coding sequence ATGAATGTTGAATTCTGCTTCACCCTCCTTTTGGGTCTACTATTTCTCAGCTATTGCACCCTGAACTCCTTTATCATTTTTGGACTAAAAAAGCTTCTGCGCCTTCAACAAAACACCTCAGCGGAAAAACCGAATATTTCCGTTATCGTCGCGGCTAGGAATGAAGAGGCAAACATCGGACGATGCCTCCAATCGCTCGTCCGGCAAAATTATCCGCCGCATCTTTTCGAAATCATCGTCGCCGACGACCGTTCCACCGACGGAACTGCCGCGATCGTAAAAAACTATCAGCGGCGATATCCCAATATCACTTTGGTCACTATCGGCGAAATCGCGTCCGGCCTCCCACCAAAGAAAAATGCGTTGAATGAAGCGATCAAGAAGAGCCGGTTTGACATCCTTGCTTTCACCGATGCCGATTGTGCTCCCCCCGACATTTGGCTGACGTCGATCGCGAGAGAATTCCTTCCCGACGTAGGCGCCGTCGCAGGCTATTGTCCTCTGGAACAGCAATTCCCCGAGACCCTGTTCGGCCGCTGGTTCAATCTTTTTCTCCGTTATCTTGAAATTAAGAAAACTGCGGGCGCTGCCGCCGGTGTCGGACTGGGCCATGCGTATCTTGCATCGGGAGGAAATTTCGCATACCGCAAGGCCGTGTTTCATGAAGTGAATGGTTTTGAGAAAATAAAGCATTCCGTCAGCGGCGACGATGATCTTTTCCTTCAGGTCGTCCAGAGGGACACCCGGTGGAAAATCCGGTATATGACCTCGAGAGAATGCGGCGTGGAAACCGTCCCGCCCCGGTCGCTCGGTCATTTCATCAAACAAAAGCGGAGACATATTTCCGCAGCCCGTCATTATACTCTTCGGATGAAAATCGAGTTCGGCCTGATCCATTCGTTCAACGCTCTGGCTGTCCTTTCTCTGGTGTTTTTTCCCTGGATCGGCCTGATATCCCTTGCAGCGAAATTCATCATCGATACGCTGGTTTTTCACCGGGCCACCTCCCTCTTTGGCGACGCGGGATTGCGCCGGTCGGTCGTTCCGCTGGAGATCGCATCGGTTATCTACAACTCATTGATCGGCCCGCTCGGCCTTGTCGGAACCGTGAACTGGAAAGGGGGCAAAACATAG
- a CDS encoding lysylphosphatidylglycerol synthase transmembrane domain-containing protein translates to MAVVLKVVVGVGLLVALVLYIDIGTLRQSILHANVVYLIVGIGMAFANAGIQFVRWRYVMRLISSTVSNEEIFSSLFIGFSAGFFTPGQVGEHGGRMVTLSSLPAVQVLAVSLIDKLYMLALTVIAGVIGAWLFFIFYLPQYWTPWMTVLVGLIVLSSLAVVLYPDVLKNILRMFLHRIRRYRAVSAFLFMKDVFHRRQARVMLLLTIVFYVIIIAQYHFFVRAFEPVSFSVSAICASSMLFTKSVILPISFSDLGIRESTAIFFFSRAGISAASAFNASMCVFFVNIFFPSLLGSLLIFRLKSVKEKASA, encoded by the coding sequence ATTGCGGTCGTCCTTAAAGTCGTCGTCGGCGTCGGCCTGCTTGTTGCCCTCGTTCTTTATATTGACATCGGTACTTTGCGCCAATCGATTCTTCACGCCAATGTCGTGTATTTGATCGTCGGTATAGGAATGGCATTCGCAAATGCAGGAATCCAGTTTGTTCGCTGGCGCTATGTTATGAGATTAATCTCCAGCACTGTCTCTAACGAAGAGATCTTTTCTTCTCTTTTTATCGGATTCTCGGCCGGTTTTTTTACGCCCGGACAAGTGGGCGAACACGGCGGCAGAATGGTAACGCTCTCTTCTCTGCCGGCGGTTCAGGTGCTGGCCGTCAGCCTTATCGATAAATTGTATATGTTGGCGTTGACGGTGATCGCGGGAGTCATCGGGGCATGGCTCTTTTTTATCTTCTACTTGCCGCAATATTGGACTCCGTGGATGACAGTGCTTGTCGGGTTGATCGTGCTTTCGTCGCTGGCTGTCGTCCTCTATCCGGATGTATTGAAAAATATTTTGCGGATGTTTCTTCACCGCATTCGTAGATACAGAGCTGTCTCAGCCTTCCTTTTCATGAAGGACGTCTTCCATCGGCGCCAGGCACGGGTCATGCTTCTGCTGACAATCGTATTCTACGTCATTATCATCGCGCAGTATCATTTCTTTGTCCGTGCATTCGAGCCGGTTTCGTTCAGTGTCTCTGCGATCTGCGCCTCGAGCATGTTATTTACAAAGTCGGTCATTCTCCCCATTTCATTCAGCGATTTGGGGATTCGGGAATCGACCGCCATTTTCTTTTTCTCACGGGCTGGTATATCCGCCGCTTCGGCCTTTAACGCATCGATGTGTGTTTTCTTTGTGAATATTTTTTTTCCGAGTCTTCTCGGCTCGCTCCTGATCTTCAGGCTTAAATCGGTGAAAGAAAAGGCATCGGCGTGA
- a CDS encoding glycosyltransferase — translation MYTVSVVIAARNEEHHIERCVASLLDQDYPAEKYTITVVDDQSTDRTGDIINELARRNRNLRLLQLRGHPFGVSPIIDGINEAIKSTSGEIILRTDADCVVGPHWISSMVRHFNDDVGVISGLTLIEKTKDISSLLFGFQFIDLFSQTTCGAGAIAMNAPVNCNGSNLGIRRKAFEDVGGFESMLTVNSGSDSLLAQRIAATPQWRMRFAYEPESHATTLPVLSWRQLLHQRMRWAGHTSHYRFSTLVFLGASFFLYLLLFFLLPVSLFYFYPVPYIILAFKFAIDYRIISRFARLTRVDGVMKYFFVSELIHIPIILAAVFGSVFGSFEWKGRRMKREIAQHA, via the coding sequence TTGTACACAGTTTCAGTCGTCATCGCTGCAAGGAACGAGGAACATCATATTGAACGGTGCGTCGCCTCGCTTCTGGACCAGGATTATCCAGCGGAGAAATACACAATAACAGTCGTGGATGATCAATCGACTGACCGAACCGGCGACATTATCAATGAATTAGCGAGGAGGAACCGGAACCTCAGGCTTTTGCAGCTCCGCGGCCATCCGTTCGGCGTTTCGCCGATCATCGATGGGATCAACGAGGCAATAAAGAGCACTTCGGGCGAAATCATTCTTCGCACCGACGCCGACTGCGTTGTCGGGCCGCATTGGATTTCGTCGATGGTACGACATTTCAACGATGATGTGGGCGTCATCTCAGGGCTGACGCTCATTGAAAAAACCAAGGATATTTCCTCCTTATTGTTTGGCTTCCAATTCATCGATTTATTTTCACAGACAACGTGCGGCGCGGGGGCGATTGCCATGAACGCTCCCGTCAATTGCAACGGCAGTAATTTAGGGATCCGGCGTAAAGCATTTGAAGACGTCGGAGGCTTTGAATCGATGCTCACGGTGAATTCTGGGAGCGATTCTTTGCTTGCACAGAGAATCGCTGCGACACCCCAGTGGAGAATGCGATTCGCGTATGAACCCGAGTCACATGCAACGACCCTACCCGTTCTCAGCTGGCGGCAGCTCCTTCATCAACGTATGAGGTGGGCCGGGCATACTTCGCATTATCGTTTTTCAACGCTGGTATTTCTCGGCGCTTCGTTTTTCCTTTACTTGCTGCTGTTTTTTTTATTGCCTGTTTCCCTTTTCTATTTTTACCCCGTACCATACATTATTTTGGCGTTCAAGTTCGCAATCGATTATCGGATCATCTCACGATTCGCCCGGCTGACCCGTGTTGACGGTGTGATGAAATATTTCTTTGTTTCAGAGCTCATCCATATTCCGATTATCCTTGCAGCAGTTTTCGGAAGTGTTTTTGGAAGCTTTGAGTGGAAGGGGAGACGGATGAAACGCGAAATTGCCCAGCACGCCTAG
- a CDS encoding polysaccharide deacetylase family protein: MISHKNRIHRILFPWFVWKMDSPDIFLTFDDGPHPVATPIVLNILQKRRIKATFFLSGRAAKEHQSLVKEVESEGHSIGVHGFNHTRSMAWSKQITLTEIQQTEEAIALSGARAANIFRPPYGFFTWNTISAIRELHYRLIMWTTSSGDFRKNWTDERVRVTAMTKLSAGTILLMHDNELTKSRVQNVLPRVISNIQERGFTFQPIH, from the coding sequence ATGATCTCGCACAAAAATCGTATCCATCGGATCCTCTTTCCGTGGTTCGTCTGGAAAATGGATTCCCCCGATATTTTCCTAACGTTTGACGATGGGCCGCATCCCGTTGCCACGCCGATAGTGCTGAACATCTTGCAGAAGCGTAGAATCAAGGCAACTTTTTTTCTGAGCGGAAGGGCTGCGAAGGAACATCAATCTCTGGTGAAAGAAGTTGAATCGGAAGGACACAGCATCGGTGTGCACGGGTTCAATCATACCCGGTCGATGGCGTGGTCCAAGCAGATCACGCTCACGGAAATTCAACAGACGGAAGAAGCAATTGCACTTTCCGGAGCCCGCGCCGCGAACATCTTCCGTCCTCCCTACGGTTTCTTCACATGGAACACTATCTCGGCGATACGAGAACTGCACTATCGGCTGATTATGTGGACGACGTCGTCCGGTGATTTTCGAAAGAACTGGACCGACGAGCGTGTCCGTGTAACCGCGATGACAAAGCTCTCGGCCGGGACGATCCTTCTTATGCACGACAACGAATTAACAAAATCCAGAGTTCAGAATGTGCTGCCGCGGGTCATTTCAAACATTCAGGAACGCGGCTTTACCTTCCAACCGATCCATTGA
- a CDS encoding glycosyltransferase — MTTESTLFIIVAGLYCAQCLFFIFGLTRERFEKRIFFEPTISIVTAARNEEDNIGACLNSLTRLDYPIDKLEIIIVDDRSTDETLSIIRDFAGKHPHVKAIEGKRSSDHLRGKANAIAQGIDASTGEIILMTDADCIVPATWARSTVQHYAEDTGVVAGLTLLRPEGWFAGMQSLDWAYILAVASASMGLKNPLSCIGNNFSFRKKAYDEVGGYRGIPFSVTEDFALFKAITRSGRWGYRYPLEEGSLVFSRACRTVPELYRQKRRWGVGGKAMPVSGLSIMAIAFCMHVYLLTGFFFHPFHSFFISGIILKLACDYILLRIPLQRTRQLGQLKYFWLFELYYLLYVIILPFAVFLGGKVVWKGRTY; from the coding sequence TTGACGACTGAGAGCACGCTTTTCATCATTGTTGCGGGATTGTACTGCGCGCAATGTCTTTTCTTCATCTTCGGCTTGACGAGAGAACGGTTTGAGAAAAGGATTTTTTTTGAACCTACAATTTCGATCGTCACCGCCGCAAGAAACGAAGAGGACAACATCGGCGCCTGCCTCAATTCGCTTACCCGGCTCGACTATCCTATCGATAAGCTTGAAATTATTATTGTTGACGACCGTTCTACGGACGAAACGCTGAGCATTATCCGTGATTTCGCCGGTAAGCATCCTCACGTCAAAGCGATTGAGGGAAAACGATCTTCAGACCATCTTCGCGGCAAAGCGAATGCCATCGCGCAAGGGATCGATGCTTCCACGGGAGAAATTATTCTCATGACCGATGCGGATTGCATTGTGCCGGCGACATGGGCTCGGTCAACAGTTCAGCACTACGCAGAGGATACAGGCGTCGTTGCCGGGTTGACATTGCTTCGTCCGGAAGGATGGTTCGCCGGAATGCAATCGCTCGATTGGGCCTATATTCTCGCTGTCGCCTCCGCGTCGATGGGTTTGAAGAATCCGCTCAGCTGCATCGGCAATAATTTCTCATTCAGAAAAAAAGCGTATGACGAGGTCGGCGGTTACCGGGGGATTCCATTCAGCGTCACGGAGGATTTTGCCCTCTTCAAAGCCATCACTCGCAGCGGTCGATGGGGCTACCGATATCCATTGGAGGAGGGGAGCCTCGTCTTCAGTAGAGCATGCAGAACAGTTCCGGAACTCTACAGACAGAAGCGGCGATGGGGTGTGGGCGGCAAAGCTATGCCGGTGAGCGGCCTGTCGATCATGGCAATTGCATTCTGCATGCACGTCTATTTGCTCACGGGCTTCTTCTTTCACCCGTTCCATTCGTTCTTCATTTCGGGAATCATTTTAAAACTTGCTTGTGATTATATCCTCCTCAGAATACCGCTGCAAAGGACACGCCAACTCGGCCAACTGAAATATTTCTGGCTTTTCGAACTCTACTATTTGTTGTATGTCATCATCCTCCCTTTTGCCGTTTTTCTCGGGGGTAAAGTAGTATGGAAAGGGAGAACGTATTAG
- a CDS encoding glycosyltransferase, which yields MMPKGLQWASYIVYHLNKGLIERYSECWIPDYADENNLSGKLSHRYSPPKNARYIGPLTRFKQKSNVQKEYDILALLSGPEPQRTILENILLEELKKVRCKSLVVRGIPEKTQRIKLSESISVISSLDSEGLNNAILASDIVISRPGYSTLMDLDALGKNAILIPTPGQTEQVYLAARLKDTGTFCVSDQENFSLSNALDEAHRYRGYPPRESHTSSLGVSIERLLRQIKSIPEDSE from the coding sequence ATGATGCCGAAGGGTCTTCAATGGGCGTCGTATATCGTATATCATCTCAATAAAGGACTTATAGAACGATACAGCGAATGCTGGATACCCGATTATGCGGACGAGAACAATCTTTCGGGAAAGCTGTCACACCGTTATTCTCCCCCGAAAAATGCGCGCTACATTGGGCCGTTAACCCGGTTCAAACAAAAATCAAACGTTCAAAAAGAATACGACATTCTCGCTCTTCTCTCTGGCCCGGAACCGCAGCGAACGATTTTGGAAAACATTTTACTGGAAGAGCTGAAAAAGGTTCGTTGTAAATCGTTGGTGGTAAGGGGGATCCCGGAAAAGACACAGCGCATTAAACTATCGGAATCAATTTCCGTCATTTCTTCGCTTGATTCTGAAGGACTCAACAACGCTATCCTTGCTTCCGACATCGTCATTTCTCGTCCGGGTTACAGCACGCTCATGGATCTTGATGCGCTGGGGAAGAATGCGATCCTTATACCGACACCGGGGCAAACAGAACAGGTGTATCTTGCCGCGCGATTAAAAGATACTGGAACGTTCTGTGTTTCCGATCAGGAAAATTTTTCACTAAGCAATGCATTGGATGAAGCACATCGCTATCGAGGATATCCGCCACGAGAATCTCATACTTCTTCGCTTGGTGTTTCTATAGAGAGGTTATTAAGGCAAATTAAGAGCATACCGGAGGATAGCGAATGA